From the Pseudomonas monsensis genome, the window GCGGAAGTTGTTCCGCAACTGCTGATCACCCAAAGCGTTGTGCGCCCGGGTGCGGAAATCTTCTTCTACGGCGACCGTAGGAATAATCGCGGAAGTGCTCATTGCGCACCTCCGGTTCGTTGCCACAGAAAGCTGGCGAGATGTTGCCCGCGCAGCGCTTCTTTTTGTTTCTCCAATGCGCCGTTGATGTTCATCAAACAGCCACAGTCGGCACTCAAGACCTTGTGCGCGCCGGATTCCTTCAACGCTTTGGTCTTGTCAGCCACCATCGCGCCGGAAATGTCTGGCATACGGACGCTGAATGTCCCACCGAAGCCACAGCATTCGCTTTCGTGATCGTGGTTGACCCGTTCCACGTTGCTCAGCTGCGCCAACAACTCGCGGCCGTGCAGGTGGGTGTTCATCTCGCGCCGTGCCGAACACGAAGTGTGCAGCGCGACTTTGACCGGCTCGCCGCTGTCCTTGAGCTGCACCTTGCAGACAAACAGCAGAAACTCAGCCAGTTCATAGGTGCGGGCGGCGAGGGCCTGCACCTGTTTCAACGTCTCCGGCTCGTCCTTGAACAAGTCGGCGTAATGCTCGCGCAGCATGCCCGCGCATGAACCCGACGGCACCACCACCGGATAATCCCCGGCAAACAGCGCCAGTTGCGAGCGCGCGACGGTTCGTGCCTGCTCGGTGTAACCCGAGGTGTAGGCCGGTTGTCCGCAGCAGCTTTGCCCTTGCGGGTACTCGACCTTGATCCCTTCGTGCTCCAGCAAGTGGATCGCGTCCATCCCGGCTTCGGGGTAGAACAGGTCGACCACACACGTGCCGAACAGGTAGACCCGCGACGGTTTCTCGCTGGGGTATTGCCGAGGTTCGGGCAGTGGCGGTGCCACGCGGGTGGCGTTGGGCACAGCGTTGTAAAAAAGCTCGCTCATCAGGCGTGTCTCCGGGTGGTCCCGGTTATCCGTCTGTGGCGGCTGCTGAATATAAAGAGCGTTGCTTTCAGCAGCCTTACAGACCGGGGTGTGAATTGCTGACGCCGGCATCACGAACCGGCGTCGGTTTTTTCTGTGTTTGTTGTAGGTTTAGTGCACCAGCATGCCGGTGAACCAGTAGGCCTGGGCCAGCGTGATCAGACCGACAATCGTTGCAAAGAATAGGCTGTGCTTGAGGGTGAAGCGGAACAGATCCGATTCCTTGCCCACCAGGCCGGTCGCCGCGCAGGCCACGGCAATCGACTGTGGCGAGATCATCTTGCCGGTCACTCCGCCGCTGGTATTGGCCGCCACCAGCAGGGTGTCATTGACGCCGATCTGGTGTGCGGTGGTCGCTTGCAACGAACTGAACAGCGCGTTGGACGAGGTATCCGAACCGGTGAGGAACACGCCGAGCCAGCCGAGGAATGGCGAGAAGAACGGGAACGCTGCGCCCGTACCGGCCAGCACCAGTGCCATGGTCGAAGACATGCCGGAGTAGTTGGTGACGAAAGCGAAGGCCAGCACCATGC encodes:
- a CDS encoding (Fe-S)-binding protein; the encoded protein is MSELFYNAVPNATRVAPPLPEPRQYPSEKPSRVYLFGTCVVDLFYPEAGMDAIHLLEHEGIKVEYPQGQSCCGQPAYTSGYTEQARTVARSQLALFAGDYPVVVPSGSCAGMLREHYADLFKDEPETLKQVQALAARTYELAEFLLFVCKVQLKDSGEPVKVALHTSCSARREMNTHLHGRELLAQLSNVERVNHDHESECCGFGGTFSVRMPDISGAMVADKTKALKESGAHKVLSADCGCLMNINGALEKQKEALRGQHLASFLWQRTGGAQ